One Sphingobacteruim zhuxiongii DNA window includes the following coding sequences:
- a CDS encoding Crp/Fnr family transcriptional regulator: MTIEQVINNFYELPPESLELLLSQMDRVTYPKGYILLESDRLERKVFFLTKGSVRAYSPQPDQNITFWFGLEGDIVLSMRSYVENLKSYEDIELMEDSTLYAIGMETLKSLYQKDIHIANLGRVIVEGELLKMERRWISSQLKSAKERYEELLMESPALLQRIPLKYIASFLRMTPVSLSRIRKEK, encoded by the coding sequence ATGACAATAGAGCAGGTTATCAATAATTTCTATGAACTACCCCCAGAATCATTGGAACTGCTTTTAAGTCAAATGGATCGTGTAACGTATCCCAAAGGCTATATCTTATTGGAATCCGATCGATTAGAACGTAAAGTGTTTTTCTTAACTAAAGGCTCGGTGAGAGCGTATTCACCTCAACCTGATCAGAACATTACTTTTTGGTTTGGACTCGAAGGAGATATCGTATTATCGATGCGCAGCTATGTAGAGAATTTGAAATCCTATGAAGATATCGAACTGATGGAAGATAGCACGCTGTATGCTATTGGAATGGAGACATTGAAAAGTCTTTATCAAAAGGATATTCATATCGCCAATCTTGGGCGAGTCATTGTGGAAGGCGAGTTGTTGAAGATGGAAAGACGATGGATTTCTTCCCAACTTAAATCTGCAAAGGAGCGCTATGAAGAACTATTGATGGAGTCGCCTGCATTGTTACAGCGAATACCACTAAAATACATTGCTTCATTTCTTCGTATGACACCCGTCAGCCTGAGTAGAATTCGAAAAGAGAAGTAG
- a CDS encoding calcium:cation antiporter, with protein sequence MNTIKKLSFKELIPNSTWIRLGLIWLVVVGFTFFGHGLVNEQMNNMTAICIFGILLATIIGAAFGVVKEADELAHKLGEPYGTLILTLSIVSIEVILIAAVMLGPTDNPTIGKDSIFSVMMIIMNLVMGLCLLLGGLKFGEQEYNVQGAMAYHSMIIMLGGISMMLPNFIVGAGDGAFSTIQAIILSALVALLYAAFLYFQMTKYSHHYVQPALGKMEIRFAELQQEKMSDGAVNSQKSESNTSEIIIRSILLLGMILPIVLLSHQMAVVVDYGIQAAKLPISLGGVLIAIIVFTPESMTAVKAALNNEFQRAINLCHGAFVSTVGLTVPAVLIVGLISGKTVHFGLSGAETIMFVLTLLLSLMTFLGRRTSPIVGLMHIALFIIFMMLIFNP encoded by the coding sequence ATGAATACAATAAAGAAATTATCTTTTAAGGAACTCATCCCGAATTCAACTTGGATTCGATTAGGATTAATATGGTTGGTTGTTGTTGGTTTTACCTTTTTCGGTCACGGTTTAGTGAACGAGCAAATGAACAATATGACCGCCATCTGCATATTTGGAATATTGCTTGCAACTATTATAGGCGCGGCATTTGGCGTCGTTAAGGAAGCCGACGAGTTAGCTCATAAGTTAGGGGAGCCTTACGGAACCTTAATTTTAACACTTTCCATAGTTTCAATCGAGGTGATTTTAATTGCCGCTGTCATGCTTGGACCAACGGATAATCCAACGATTGGTAAGGATTCAATTTTCTCGGTGATGATGATTATTATGAACCTTGTGATGGGCTTATGCTTATTATTAGGTGGATTGAAGTTCGGCGAGCAAGAATACAACGTCCAAGGTGCAATGGCTTATCATAGTATGATTATTATGCTAGGAGGGATTTCGATGATGCTTCCAAACTTTATTGTAGGCGCTGGCGATGGAGCCTTTAGCACGATACAGGCAATTATCCTTTCCGCTTTAGTCGCTTTATTGTATGCCGCTTTTCTATATTTTCAAATGACTAAATATAGTCATCATTATGTTCAACCAGCTCTGGGCAAGATGGAGATTCGTTTTGCAGAACTGCAACAAGAGAAAATGTCGGACGGTGCCGTGAATTCACAAAAATCCGAATCCAATACATCGGAGATTATCATCCGTTCAATTCTGCTACTTGGAATGATACTACCTATTGTTTTATTATCACATCAAATGGCGGTAGTTGTGGATTATGGAATTCAAGCAGCAAAACTACCAATCTCTTTGGGAGGCGTCTTGATTGCTATCATTGTATTTACTCCGGAATCGATGACAGCCGTAAAAGCCGCATTAAACAATGAATTTCAACGTGCCATTAACTTATGCCATGGAGCATTTGTTTCTACCGTTGGATTAACTGTTCCTGCTGTATTAATCGTTGGTTTGATATCTGGGAAGACGGTACACTTTGGTTTGTCAGGTGCAGAAACCATTATGTTCGTATTAACTCTATTACTGAGTTTGATGACCTTTTTAGGCAGAAGAACTTCACCAATTGTAGGATTAATGCACATCGCGCTATTTATTATATTTATGATGTTGATATTTAATCCTTAG
- a CDS encoding AraC family transcriptional regulator, which translates to MKTLNINDITICYQEWNIKSPFKLAIAHQQELIKLQFEIEGDSKFRSADQQKIDIPSGHYQFIYIPNAKGVLHYSTSRKVLDIHIPLDHILAFLSSQGLSEKEIRDHCNLRHFSFFHNARQITPQQHILIQELLNHQYQDEFAKEFIRIKTLELIFSAFKDNNVVSTESRWRLEDRNILAHIKNYLDCNFQQELRLKNIARQFGINENKLKNAFKELFHDTVINYVRKQRVQHAHHLLLHSDMDIKEIAYISGFKYAHHFSQVYLQHYQQLPSATRQSLNR; encoded by the coding sequence ATGAAAACGCTAAATATTAACGATATTACCATTTGCTATCAAGAATGGAATATAAAATCTCCTTTTAAGTTAGCTATCGCACATCAACAGGAACTCATCAAGTTACAATTTGAGATTGAAGGTGATTCCAAATTTAGGAGTGCAGATCAGCAAAAAATTGATATCCCGAGCGGGCACTATCAGTTTATTTATATCCCTAACGCGAAAGGAGTTTTACATTATTCAACGTCTCGAAAAGTATTAGATATTCATATTCCTCTAGATCACATCTTAGCATTTCTAAGTTCGCAGGGATTAAGTGAAAAAGAAATACGGGACCATTGTAACTTAAGACATTTTAGTTTTTTCCATAATGCGCGTCAGATTACTCCTCAACAACATATTTTGATTCAAGAATTATTGAATCACCAGTATCAAGATGAGTTTGCGAAAGAATTTATTCGAATAAAGACCCTTGAATTGATTTTCTCGGCATTTAAAGACAATAATGTAGTCTCGACAGAATCGAGATGGCGCTTAGAGGACCGAAATATTCTAGCACATATAAAGAACTACCTAGACTGCAATTTCCAACAAGAGCTTCGACTGAAAAACATTGCCCGTCAGTTTGGGATCAACGAGAATAAATTAAAGAATGCTTTCAAGGAGCTTTTCCACGATACGGTGATCAACTATGTAAGGAAACAGCGTGTTCAACACGCACATCATTTACTGTTGCACAGCGACATGGATATTAAAGAGATCGCTTATATTAGCGGATTTAAGTATGCACATCATTTCTCGCAGGTTTACCTTCAACATTACCAACAACTTCCAAGTGCAACACGTCAATCTCTTAATCGCTAA
- a CDS encoding TonB-dependent receptor: MQSIYTFKNVNIFQLLLLLICLPILGFSQQNGKIEGEIFTIDGLPLSYASVNLKSTAYGTSVTAEGQYSFSAPAGKYVLMITYANYTVREIPVQIQNGQTTQVEKITVPSQANQLREVIVSDIQKNKFARKETNDISRMPLANLQNAQVYSVITKELVQELGATDFNAAMTQVAGAVASNGVNDSGNEVFLRGFNANVTMRNGLPSSPRTAVEIYNVERVEVIKGPSATLFGAQVTSYGGVVNSVTKKPFESFRGEVAYTTGSWGMNRVTADINTPLNKDRTALARFNVMGSTQNGFQDAGKQQAMGFAASLLFKPNDRTTVSFDADIYVPEKTLLAYIRNTEKLSYGTMDKVPLPYNRALLSDDITTSRANMNISTELAYKISDHWVSRTSYQFNQSGDKESIFFVPTYLNDSQILRRYRIFDRYSLTYNSLQQNFVGDYFVANVKNTMVAGVDYSFYKNTDQSMSPAFLTFDTVGIADPFWTPISRADIAKSRGEQSPGDSYSRSGNKNLRGYVSNVTNIADRLFVMLSLSVNHHMSDDAYTFTPNKDPKKNTATTLEGYEQTSVSPKLGLVYQPIKGQLSIFANYMNSFRNMAASQGLANDNDLSIQPVLMNWKPEKANQYEFGAKGEFLDGRINSSLSFYNIDVTNSLRLVSADVNVQDGKLRSRGVEFDFIANPIKGWNIILGYGYNDIKYVKSIEANMNKRKNWAPKNVANIWTSYKFLQGSLEGFGLGAGANYVDKVYLDIQEVFAVPAYTTFNATAFYDKPKYRVGVKLNNLGDIKYWDFYGKAQKPFEILANLSFKF, from the coding sequence ATGCAAAGTATTTACACCTTTAAAAACGTCAACATTTTTCAATTACTTTTACTCTTAATCTGTCTCCCGATTCTTGGTTTTTCACAACAGAACGGCAAGATTGAAGGAGAAATTTTTACAATAGATGGTCTTCCATTATCTTATGCTTCGGTTAATTTAAAAAGTACGGCATATGGAACATCTGTAACAGCAGAGGGACAGTATTCCTTTTCTGCGCCTGCTGGCAAGTATGTTTTGATGATTACCTATGCAAACTATACAGTTCGCGAGATACCTGTTCAGATTCAGAATGGACAAACCACACAAGTCGAAAAAATCACTGTTCCTTCGCAGGCCAATCAATTGAGAGAGGTAATCGTTTCGGATATTCAAAAGAATAAGTTCGCTAGGAAAGAAACGAATGATATTTCAAGAATGCCCTTGGCAAACCTTCAAAACGCACAAGTCTATAGTGTAATAACTAAAGAATTGGTTCAAGAGTTGGGAGCTACTGATTTCAATGCCGCTATGACTCAAGTGGCAGGTGCAGTGGCTAGTAACGGTGTGAACGATAGCGGTAATGAAGTATTTTTACGTGGATTCAATGCTAACGTGACGATGCGTAACGGACTGCCAAGCAGTCCTAGAACAGCTGTTGAAATATATAATGTGGAACGTGTTGAAGTGATAAAAGGTCCCTCAGCGACTTTATTTGGTGCGCAGGTAACCTCTTACGGTGGAGTAGTCAATTCAGTAACGAAAAAACCATTTGAATCGTTTCGCGGTGAAGTTGCTTATACGACAGGAAGTTGGGGAATGAACCGTGTGACAGCCGATATTAATACACCTCTTAATAAAGACCGTACAGCTCTTGCTAGATTTAATGTCATGGGCAGTACCCAAAACGGATTTCAAGATGCAGGTAAACAGCAAGCAATGGGTTTTGCAGCCAGCTTACTATTTAAACCGAACGATAGAACAACGGTAAGCTTTGATGCTGATATCTATGTTCCGGAGAAGACCTTGTTAGCGTATATTCGAAATACAGAAAAGCTTTCATACGGTACGATGGACAAAGTCCCGCTGCCCTATAATCGTGCTTTATTGAGCGACGATATCACAACCTCTCGCGCCAATATGAACATAAGTACGGAACTTGCATATAAAATTTCCGACCATTGGGTTTCAAGAACATCATATCAGTTCAATCAAAGCGGAGACAAAGAGTCGATCTTTTTTGTTCCCACCTATTTAAATGACTCGCAAATATTAAGAAGATATCGCATTTTCGACCGATATAGTTTGACTTATAATTCATTACAACAAAATTTTGTTGGTGACTATTTCGTCGCCAATGTAAAGAATACAATGGTTGCTGGTGTTGATTATTCGTTCTACAAAAATACCGACCAAAGTATGTCCCCTGCATTTCTAACGTTCGACACTGTAGGTATCGCAGATCCATTTTGGACGCCAATTTCTAGAGCTGATATTGCGAAATCGCGTGGCGAGCAAAGCCCAGGAGATTCGTATAGTCGATCTGGTAACAAAAATCTAAGGGGATACGTTTCCAACGTAACAAACATAGCAGATCGCCTTTTCGTTATGTTGAGCTTAAGCGTAAACCATCATATGAGTGATGATGCTTATACTTTTACACCAAATAAAGACCCTAAGAAAAATACTGCAACAACCTTGGAGGGGTATGAACAAACTTCCGTTTCGCCGAAACTGGGACTGGTGTACCAGCCAATTAAAGGCCAGTTGTCCATCTTCGCTAACTACATGAATAGCTTCCGAAATATGGCTGCATCACAAGGCTTAGCGAACGATAATGACTTAAGCATACAGCCCGTTTTGATGAATTGGAAACCTGAAAAGGCGAATCAATACGAATTCGGAGCAAAAGGTGAATTCCTCGATGGAAGAATCAATAGTTCATTGAGTTTTTACAACATTGACGTCACTAATTCGCTTCGCTTAGTTTCTGCAGACGTAAACGTTCAAGATGGCAAATTAAGAAGTCGAGGAGTTGAATTTGACTTTATTGCGAATCCGATTAAAGGTTGGAATATTATTCTCGGCTACGGTTACAACGACATTAAATATGTTAAGAGTATTGAAGCAAACATGAATAAACGTAAAAACTGGGCACCAAAAAACGTTGCTAATATTTGGACCTCGTATAAATTTTTACAAGGGTCTCTTGAGGGTTTCGGTTTAGGTGCAGGAGCTAATTACGTGGATAAGGTATATTTAGATATACAAGAAGTGTTTGCCGTACCTGCATATACTACATTCAATGCGACAGCATTCTATGACAAGCCGAAATACCGTGTGGGAGTTAAATTGAATAACCTTGGAGATATCAAATATTGGGATTTCTATGGCAAAGCTCAAAAGCCATTTGAAATATTAGCAAATCTATCATTTAAGTTCTAA
- a CDS encoding PepSY-associated TM helix domain-containing protein, whose translation MANFKLRSTGNAAAAGVPAKKKGKSWFSKLNAWLHLWPSLISGIILVFVCITGTLIVYCDEILEYSAGEARYVEVGREKASGEKIVESLKQYDPNYQIAQMVFFQQDNRSIRIRAFHKLTKKLTFIYINPYTAEVLKSDSNAHFFFVTAHLHSSVLAGEMGHWIVTISTIIFALGCITGLILWWPKRWTKKTRNDSFTIKWKAKFKRLNYDLHNVYGFYSLLLCFVLSVTGIFIFFHSLSDGLSKAFGGSGEHVDHIMPKYDENRKSLDVATFAYRVLEKYPEQENAGIWVSERTKSGAFVFNLGVAGLKSTENLAIEAYDRYTGEKLHIERPYIIHEKVDNFIWQLHMGQWWGQFGKLSTFLAGIIATSLPVTGFLIWWGRRKKKRSTVQKRELVKNTEIVTNASI comes from the coding sequence ATGGCAAACTTCAAACTTAGATCGACAGGAAATGCAGCAGCGGCGGGCGTGCCCGCGAAGAAAAAGGGAAAATCATGGTTTTCTAAACTAAACGCATGGTTACATCTCTGGCCAAGTTTAATATCCGGAATCATACTGGTTTTCGTATGTATTACGGGAACTTTGATCGTCTATTGTGATGAGATATTGGAATATAGTGCCGGGGAGGCTCGCTATGTTGAAGTCGGAAGAGAAAAAGCATCCGGGGAAAAGATTGTCGAATCGCTAAAGCAATATGATCCTAACTATCAAATTGCGCAGATGGTGTTTTTTCAACAAGATAACCGCAGTATTCGTATCCGAGCATTTCATAAGTTGACAAAAAAGCTAACCTTCATCTATATTAATCCTTATACCGCAGAGGTTTTGAAATCAGATTCTAATGCGCACTTTTTCTTTGTTACCGCTCATTTACACTCATCCGTACTTGCAGGCGAAATGGGACACTGGATTGTCACCATTTCGACCATAATATTCGCCTTGGGTTGTATAACCGGTTTAATCTTATGGTGGCCTAAGCGTTGGACAAAGAAAACAAGAAATGATTCCTTCACGATTAAATGGAAGGCAAAGTTCAAACGACTGAACTATGATTTACATAATGTCTACGGATTCTACTCACTTCTACTGTGCTTTGTTTTAAGTGTAACTGGGATTTTTATTTTCTTCCATTCGCTAAGTGACGGATTGAGTAAGGCTTTTGGTGGATCGGGAGAGCATGTTGATCACATTATGCCAAAGTATGATGAGAATCGAAAGTCGCTCGACGTTGCTACGTTTGCCTACCGAGTACTTGAAAAATATCCAGAACAAGAAAATGCAGGCATTTGGGTTTCCGAACGCACTAAGTCTGGTGCCTTCGTATTTAATCTAGGAGTGGCAGGTTTAAAAAGTACTGAAAATCTCGCTATCGAAGCTTATGACCGCTACACGGGTGAAAAACTCCATATAGAACGACCATATATTATTCATGAAAAGGTAGATAATTTCATCTGGCAACTACACATGGGACAATGGTGGGGCCAATTTGGGAAGTTATCTACTTTTCTTGCAGGTATTATAGCTACTTCGTTACCTGTCACTGGGTTCCTCATCTGGTGGGGTAGAAGAAAAAAGAAAAGAAGCACAGTACAAAAGCGGGAGCTTGTCAAAAACACAGAAATAGTAACGAACGCATCGATATAG
- a CDS encoding TonB-dependent receptor domain-containing protein, whose protein sequence is MKIRFKLLAVFFFLTFHCLGQKIVGIKGLVVNDVHEALDQVNISLTKPGMRPISIVTDVHGQFQLELTQGTYHIKFSYLGYEDYIREQLIIESSLLDLGQIMLKSSSKALDAVSILGNRPLIEQKSDRLVINIENTVLSDGMNALEILKRAPGVKVDEDGNISMRGKSDVGILINGKLSYLSQKELVTLLQGTSSTSLKSVELITNPSAKYDAAGMGGLINLQLKDGQKPGFNLAVNTFGGAGRKERYGAGVNFNSQHKVINIIGSYDYAYRGEEEFRTFDRYFSILPTESLARKSKQYSQTSEPLNTNNAKFGMDVQVSESLQLGVLWSGNFGTYKNLSEGYNNVLFEDNRLISNSLTDNSNVSEWNSHNINLNLLQKIGKKEHVLAVDFDYMDADFDANQLLVSRFQKTDFEQPYTSQRKNTTPSLSKLYVAKIDYLHHIAEKQRVEIGWKSSWMDADNNAINDTLRGNEWVADLGTSNHFLYEEQIHAGYVNYHLELEKWSLMAGLRTEHTRANGNQLTNKMISKREYTNLFPSGAIGFKLSDNHQFRFSYSRRINRPDYEDLNPFRFYVDAFVFWEGNPTLQPELANNFELSYSLQQNLHLSLFYTDVKDVMTSVLTQLPAQNITIRSLHNIEGYRNKGFNLNYSISPVKSFHSINNVTLHENHYFGAFRNEVIDNRQWSVNAISSNTVRFPKEWSLEVIAGYQSPQSDGVFKQKSSGYVSAGIMKKLCSDKMSVKIAANDLFNTQRYRTESFAGNVRMDQHFNLDSRTFLLSLSYKIGSNGKAFDKLNRKSEEQGRVRGGN, encoded by the coding sequence ATGAAGATCCGTTTCAAATTGTTAGCTGTATTCTTTTTTCTTACTTTTCACTGTCTTGGACAAAAGATAGTCGGAATAAAAGGGCTTGTTGTCAATGACGTACATGAGGCACTTGACCAGGTGAACATTAGCCTTACTAAACCAGGGATGAGGCCCATTTCTATCGTTACTGATGTCCATGGACAATTTCAACTGGAATTGACACAAGGCACCTATCATATTAAGTTTTCTTATTTAGGTTATGAAGATTATATCCGTGAGCAGCTCATAATCGAATCTTCCTTACTTGACTTAGGACAGATTATGTTGAAGTCCTCATCAAAAGCATTGGATGCTGTTTCCATCCTAGGGAATCGACCGCTCATCGAGCAAAAATCTGATAGATTGGTAATCAACATAGAAAATACTGTTCTTTCGGATGGAATGAACGCTCTGGAAATTTTAAAACGTGCTCCAGGAGTGAAAGTCGATGAGGATGGAAATATAAGTATGCGCGGGAAATCCGACGTTGGTATTCTCATCAATGGCAAGCTTTCCTATCTTTCGCAGAAAGAACTGGTTACCCTATTACAGGGTACTTCATCTACATCATTAAAATCAGTCGAATTGATTACGAACCCTTCGGCGAAATATGATGCTGCTGGAATGGGTGGATTGATTAATCTGCAGTTGAAAGATGGTCAAAAGCCTGGTTTTAATTTAGCGGTTAATACGTTTGGCGGTGCTGGGAGAAAGGAACGATATGGTGCTGGAGTTAATTTCAATAGTCAACATAAAGTGATTAATATTATCGGTAGTTATGACTATGCCTACAGAGGAGAAGAAGAATTCCGAACATTTGATCGATATTTTTCAATACTACCCACAGAGAGCCTTGCGCGGAAATCAAAGCAGTATTCCCAAACTAGTGAACCCTTAAACACCAATAATGCAAAATTTGGCATGGATGTACAGGTCTCCGAAAGCCTTCAGTTAGGTGTATTATGGTCTGGTAATTTTGGAACTTATAAAAACCTAAGTGAGGGATATAACAATGTCTTGTTCGAGGATAATCGTCTTATCTCAAATTCGTTAACAGACAATAGTAATGTTAGTGAGTGGAATTCCCATAATATCAATTTGAATTTGTTGCAAAAGATAGGGAAGAAGGAACATGTACTTGCCGTTGATTTCGACTACATGGATGCAGATTTTGATGCGAATCAATTACTTGTGAGCAGATTCCAAAAAACGGATTTCGAACAGCCCTACACCTCTCAACGTAAGAATACAACACCTTCCTTAAGTAAGTTATATGTGGCAAAAATTGATTATTTGCACCATATTGCTGAAAAACAACGTGTAGAAATAGGATGGAAGAGTAGCTGGATGGACGCAGACAACAACGCAATAAATGATACATTACGCGGAAATGAATGGGTGGCTGATCTTGGGACTAGCAATCATTTTTTATATGAAGAGCAAATTCATGCGGGTTATGTGAACTATCATTTGGAGTTAGAAAAGTGGAGCTTAATGGCAGGATTAAGAACAGAGCACACGAGAGCAAATGGTAATCAATTAACGAACAAAATGATTAGTAAAAGGGAATATACCAATCTGTTCCCAAGTGGTGCAATAGGATTCAAACTCAGCGATAATCATCAATTCAGGTTTTCATATAGCCGTCGAATCAATCGTCCTGACTACGAAGATTTAAATCCTTTCCGATTTTATGTAGATGCGTTTGTATTTTGGGAGGGGAACCCGACCTTGCAACCTGAGTTAGCCAATAATTTCGAACTCAGCTATTCACTGCAACAAAATCTGCATCTTTCATTATTCTACACCGATGTCAAAGACGTTATGACGAGTGTGCTGACGCAATTGCCAGCACAGAATATCACGATTCGAAGTTTGCATAATATTGAAGGCTATCGAAATAAGGGTTTCAATTTAAATTACTCAATTTCCCCCGTGAAATCCTTTCATAGTATTAATAATGTAACGCTACATGAGAACCACTATTTTGGCGCTTTCCGTAATGAAGTGATTGATAATAGACAGTGGTCTGTAAATGCAATTAGCAGTAACACGGTCAGATTTCCTAAAGAATGGTCGCTCGAGGTGATTGCTGGATACCAATCTCCGCAGTCAGATGGTGTTTTCAAGCAAAAATCATCAGGGTATGTTTCAGCTGGAATTATGAAAAAATTATGTTCCGATAAAATGAGTGTAAAAATAGCAGCGAATGATCTGTTTAACACTCAACGCTATCGTACAGAGTCATTCGCAGGAAACGTGCGCATGGATCAACACTTTAATCTTGACAGTCGAACATTCCTATTGTCGCTATCTTATAAGATTGGAAGCAATGGGAAAGCATTTGATAAATTGAATCGCAAGAGTGAAGAACAGGGTCGAGTGCGTGGCGGAAACTAA